The sequence AAAAAGGTATGCTAGTTACAGTGACatggattaaaacaaaatataaaattataatctgACAATATCATAAATGAGAGAATCCATTGCTAATCTAAAATTAGAAGAGGAAAAGGACTGGAAGAGAGGCAATTAAGTCAGATTTACAGTTCTGGCTAATTGCAAACCAACACCTATGCCTCAAAAGTTTTAACTAGTTTTAAAAGAAACCATTCATCTTCAATGTATTTAAACTATCAAACTACTATTCAGTATGTCATCAATGAAATCTGAAACGTCAAAATCAGAATCTCTAATACTTTCTAGCTTCATTTTCTCTGACacggaaaaaaataaaaagaaaagggaattgAAGAGAAAACGAACACAACAAACGATATGAACTGGGAATTGCAAGTAAACCTAGCCCCATATACCACTGAACTGAAAAGGCACAGCCCCAATACTGTTATAAGGTCCATTGCTGCAGTGCCATtaactttattatttgtttattattttatttgatcaaaattttcccttaataaatgatattaccacaaacaaataaaactcacagattattcttcttttttaaaaccagaAGCAGTGAAGTGAGACAACCTTCGTTAAGCTAAGACATGGGTCTCTTtcatttctagggttttttgttgttggtttcttttttattattgccATATCCAAAAACAGGAGTATTCTCTGAGCATTATTGGTGTTCTCAATAGGAGGGTTCATTGCACAAACAGCAAGAGGATAGACATTAGGACTAGGAGGAGTAGGAGGGCAATGGCCAGTCCTCCATGGTGTTCATTATGCTAGCTTGAGCCGGCAACTCACGCTATCGTGTTTCATGAACAGCCCATCTGTCTGAGCGATTACAGTGAAACGATTTATGGTGATTTTCACATGAGTTCCTTATACAGctcaaaaatcaataatatgcgtgtgaaaacataaataaaatccCACGATTAAAGCATCCGACAGAAGAAAAACTTACCGGGAAGGCTTCGTATGGATGCATCGTTGCAGAGATTGCCCAGCTGCATTTCAATCTTGTTCAAGAAGGTCGTAGCTTCATCAAAAGGCCTTGCGAGATCTGATTTATACTTCTCCAACATATCACAGTATGTTTCCTAGCGGGAAcgagagaaaaagagaggaaaattagaaattgaagaTAAACGGTTAGAGAGAgggtgagagagaaagagaccATGAACTCGTCGAGCTCAGGATCGGCTCCTAAGCACGTTGAAACAGCGTCTCTCTTACAAACGTCGTTTTCTCGCCGGATTTCGTCTAACAGACACGCAATTTCCGGAGGCGCCCCTACCTGAAAAGGCATCCAATAAAACCGAAAGCTTAAAAAGCGAAGTACAAATGAACACAAAAGCGACTAGAATTTTCCTCCGAGAAATTACAGGAAAGTTAGATCAGTAAATACTAAGGACTTTCGCGGCACGTTGCCAGGGAAATATAGCGAAATTGACAGGAAAATAATGACAATTTTGAAAGGTTTTCAAAGCAAACGAAAAACGCAATTCATTATACACTTTTCTTTTccaagaaaacagaaaaaggcTTAGATCTCCAAAGTTAAAACGAAAGTCAAAAACAATAAATCCGCCATAGAAGCCATAAACGCAACGTACTACGGCCAAATCGGAGTTATCTGGATAATGTAAAGCTCATTAACTTGAAATCGGATGACTAAGAGAAAAGCGCCATCACTGTACATAATTCAATGCTCTAAACAAACTTGGTTTCTCTATAGGCGACTGGAACCACAACCAAAACTTCGAAAAGTTGAATTCGagtttgaaaaactaaaaacacttgaAACAACTCATGAAGACGCCCCATCTTAAGCCTCATCCTCGGATTCATCACCATGAAAAAGAAGTTTCACCTTCTGACAATCGATGTAAGCTTCGAGCAATCTCGGGTAGCAAGGATGGGAAGCGATTTTGGCTTTGATCACAGAAGACACATCTTCTTCTCGTTGAATTTCGGGCGTGATCGAAGCAGTCTCTGATATAGCAGAAGCCACCGAAATTAGCTCGTTCGATCCAAACACGGGAATCCGATAGTCACGAAAGGCGGCTGCGGAGGAGAAGAAGCTCTGGTAATCCGCCGGCAGTATCAGATTCTCCGGCGACATCAGCACCTTGTCGGAGTAGTCGGACGTCGAATTGAGACCGTACACTTCCTCCATGATTCTCTTCTAGAAGAATGATGAGAATTGCAGAAGATTAAAAGGCCAATATCACATGAACTGTGGAGTTGTAGAGAACCTTTGTATTATAgttgtttatatttataattttatatacatatatatttttttaaaataaatttaattcccacccccataaaaaaataaaataaaatataagataaagttAACTGGAAGCTCGCATTTGCTGTAATGCAGAAATGAAGTGCGAGTGTGATTTTCACACGCGGGTGCCGAGAGGCAGAGCTCTGAGAGCCCCTCAAAGCTAATCCGGTAATCCCTTTTcctatttctttatataatagtttttatacACATCACTTCCCccgtaatttttttatttttgtaaattattaaataaaataaaataaaatccccTTCAAATGTCTACGCAAAGTCATCGCACAAGCATTACTTTCTATGGCAAAAATGCGCTGTCTCCACTCTTTTACAATATTAAAATGTAAAGAGCATGAGGGCATGTTTGGATGTTTTGGGAATATCGAATGACTTGAATTGTTTTTACCTTCAAGCTTCATCACATACCATCCAcaaattctcaattttctttccaatCTACTCACAAAGTTTagccaaaaatgaaacaattGAGAGATGAATAGAGGAATCAGCAATAAAATGATAACGCTGCACCATACAATTGACTTGAAACATGAACCTAAAAAGAAATGTCATTCGTAGAGGAAAAAAGTCAAATGTAGGTGATGGATGATTAAGGTTGAAAGGGCATGCAAAGCATAAAAGGGGGGCATTCAAAAATTTCATCTGAAGTCCGATGTCCGAATGTGCCCTAATCATAACCCTCCCTGTCAATTAGCAGCATCTTTGTTGTGTTTCACGGGTATGGCTTGTTTCCATGCCATCTCAATCTTCTGTGCCTTTGCTTAtatataaattccatttttataggaattttaatttaaaatattttatattataaaaatagaaaaatcataataaagattCATATGTTataactaaatattaaaaaacaataaaatggaaaaagagaataataataataaaaaatagaaagttggtttatcaaacaTGTGCAAACCAATATGGACTAATACACGAGAATTTAGAAAGTATTGACCACGTCTCATACAACTCTAAATTAGGAACCttttaaagtttgaaattttgaattacaaCTCAAATAGTAACATCAACAATTCAATATAATGATTGATCGTTGAACTAAAAATTGggaatattttaaatgtttcaCATTGGGGCAATATTCCACACGAGACTTTAGACTTTAAAGGTAGAGTCCGAAGTCATAAATGCAACATAgaacaaattttcaataaaaaaaaaattcagaaaaaaacTTTTAACTGCTTCATTTGTAGGATCAAGGAAAAATAAACTTACGTCTCcataagaaattttattctCACTTCATAGATGAACAATTTCTTCGATTTCTTAACCAACCATATAAGGCAAAGGATTGGATCGGATGATTTTTTAACTTCTATTAGAATTTGATTCCTAAAATTTGGACGTAAAAGTTGTGAATATGTGTAGTTGatgaagttttttgttttcaactaAGTTTTAAAAAGACTACAAAATCTAGGATTGGCAATTCACTCATATTTTGCATAATGAAACATTACTCCCTGCTACCCCACCCtccatatttttcaaacttccaTCTATTCAATCCACCACTGATGATAAGAATCAAAGATATTCCGAATATTATATCACTAGGATTGTTAttggaattgaattttttatatcatacaTCATACATACCATCATATGCATGTACAAATATTATATTCcttctatatataaaattttgataatttaagaAACAAAACCCTAACCATGTatctaagagaaaaaaaagaactaaaaataatttatattctaaTCCCTGAATAAGAATTCAtctgataatgattttaggaagaacttttaatctttctaactattcaaaattttgatcattcaagtattaaaaagattaaaaatattagaaacattatttgaaattaGTGTCAAACACGTCCTCAATATCTTATATTCTATTATACCACAATAGCTTAAATCATCTTACTtgaaatataactaaaatttatCACTTAATATTGGTTTCCACTATTTTGCTTAATCATAAATAACTCATTTTGAATGGAAGATCGTCATATTCACATATCAATGTGttttaatgattaatttttaggaaaaacCGAATTGTATAAGCAAAAACTTAAACAGtgctaaaaataaaacatagaaaatcatataaatacaaaattaaaataaagtggGGGCAAGCCCAAAGAGAGGTGAGGAAGAAAGGTGACCAAAATAAAGGTTGCCAACAGAGGAATTTCTTAAGTTAATAATACATTAGAAGATTCCAAGGATGACTAAGGTTTGTGAATTACCATGCCATCTACTGTGGCCCACAGGAATCTGGTTGTTCCATACACCCGATTCATTCATTAATATTCATCTCCCACTCCACAATTATTCTATATACttcataaaagattttttttttttttttttttttttttttttttttttgtaaatttctcACTTTTTGCTTTCCTTGACAAGGAGAACCCCAAGGTTTCTTCCTCACGCTTCATCTTACAATTTTGTATGTCATGTCATGAAAAAGTGATAAAGAATTTAAGTAATTAACTAAAGTTAATTAGATATCTTTATATATCTTGCTTTCTAAATATATGTGATAACGACTTaaagttataataatttaatttaaattgaataaaattatattttatactcACATgcaaaaagctaaaaaagaaCAGATTCATCCTCTCATCTAATTTTTATACACATTTAGGGTGATTTTATTTAAACCCTATTTGCATTTGGTCCTTACTAATTTTCTatgctttttcaaaaaaatttcaaaccaatttctcttcttttttttttttcccctcttctatataaaagttaaattattttaaaataagtaattttaattatattttatattttatatttttttataataaattaaatatgaaaaattatctttcttaatactttttttttttcaaatattattatttaatgagcttattatttatcaataaaaataataaatgtgttCAAAGAATAATACATACACCcctaaaatattctaaaaaaattattaattattaattataaaagataaaaagaattccaaaaatatcataattctAAGAAATAGTTGAATGGTTAgccaataaaattaagttataaaaagttattcaatattatattatattagatatatatatatatatattcatatttcacCGGTTAATCTTTTCTTGGAGTTTGAGGCTacgtttggttttcaaaaaaattaaagaaaaaatataagaaaaagaaaatagggataattaggagaagaaaaaaaaaagaatgaaaataaaaaatatatatttaagattaataaattattttatttgctatttcaaatttatttattttattttttattttttatataaatattaaataatttaaaaatatataaattgataattaatataaattatatttgattttgttttatactttttgtgttaaaattaaatataagaaaataatttaatttttaacattttttttaatgctttaagGCATAAATATAGCACAAAAGTTactatatgtattttttttttacttctataatataatttatcaaacatcttCTTATctctaatttttagaaatacaaaattcatattcattatttataaaaataaaatattttaaatttttatattttaaaaatgaaaaaaaacacacaattaTCCCAGcgcctaaaatattttatttaatccaCGACCAATTTTGataaaagattaattttaataaaagattaattttaataaaaataaagcataaaTTCCGACTAgctttaatttatattatttactgTATTTCTATTTCAGAAAATAATGATGCCACATTTTCCCTTAACAGACTATATGCAAAAATGctaatataaaagttattagtatttaaataaaaataataatttttaaattcgattaagaattttattatttaatttttttttttagaataatttttaagggGATAaggtaaaattcatattttttttataagaacgggtatttttatataaaaaatttaattttaaataaaaatatatattcaaagttCAAACTGAGTTTGGTTTAGGCAGGTGATGGCTAAGAATGGAGCAAGTatgcttttcaaaatttagggCCCCCAtgtacaaataaaaacaaaaggaagtcAAGTATTCACGGGTTTCGACTCTTTAGGCTTtccatctttctctctctctctcggtGGAAGCAAGCAAAGCAAGCTAAGCTTAGGGGTCATTACAGTTTTGatgactgattgattgatttgatgaCTTTGATGGGATCAGTGAAAACTGCAAAAGGAAGCCTTATGCCAGTCACCCAAAGCCCCTCCGTCCCCCACTCCCCCTCCCCCCATTGCTCTCGAAGTTCACAAAAGCACGTATTTTGAGGCTCTAATCCTATGCATTCTTTACAGGCGGTTTGTGCATGCCCAAACACGCCTTAAGCCAAGCAAAACAAGCAGTCTTAAACACAGGGAAAGGAAAAGGGGGTTGGTACCTGGAGAGTGACAGCTTTTGGTAGAAAGTTGAGATATGAAAGGCAGATCAGCGGCTGGATCCATGCCTTGATACTGGATGAGCAGAGCGAGTAGAGGCTGAGCCGCTGCTGTACTCTTCCATCGCTACTCATCAGCCATCAACCCCCCAATCCCATAcctcttttcttttgttgtatTTGGAAGTGTTAAAAGAGCTGGAAGCGAGCCAGTGAGATGTGAGGGAAGGGAGAATTCCGTTTACTTCTCTAGGGACTCCATCCTTTTATATACACATTGTTTGGTAACGCTGCCTCCCCTCCATGGATCCATGGCCCATGGCTCCATGGCTCGCTTCTTCAAcatcttatattattattccatCTATCTTGTCATATTCGCTCCAGCCCAGTGCTTTAATCACATAAAGTAAGAGGAAAACCAGGGggaaaagaaaagtttaaattCCTAAAAGACGTCTTAATCAATCATACAAGTAACATgttaataaatgtaaaataaaaaaataactaataacTGCCCGTCTAACGAATAGTTTGATTTAGGACGAAGACCAACAGATCCGACCTCCCCCACCCCAGGGCCGAAGGCGCATTCAccataattaaagaaaaaacatatgcGAGATGGTGCTCCACGTAAAACCCTCACAATTCGACCATGGGAGTCAAAAGCCGCAGaaagatgaaaacaaatataataaacaaaatccGACACGTGTTGTAGGCAACGCCCGctaagtaaaaaagaaatgaattagGAGGGCGTGATTAGTCTAAAATAAGGCTACTTAGTACCAAATTGTCGGAACAAAGTGGATAGGCAGCGCAACATAACCTTAATATGGGGCATTTGAGAAAGGGAATGTCTTCTTTGTTCAATAATTGAAAGTCAAACACACGTGGTGGGGAGGCTTACGTTCAAAGTGACCATTCTCATTGTCTAAGATAGAAagatagaaagagagaaagatgCCCCCCtccccatctctctctctctccctataAATAAAGCCTTGTTTGTTTGACAAAGTTATTTTATCTAATTCAACATCTTATCAAGATAAAAAGTCACACCATCCCGACAAAAATGTTTTCTCTATTGCACAAATTCACTCCTTAGGTGGCCGTTGGCTTCCTAGTCCACGTAAAAAATATGATCATCGAATCGatttcacttttgtttttcttccacATGGAGCAGGTTTGACCATACTTATTTGCTTGTTTTTCGAGAAAGTATGGTTAACTCTCTCTTTCgcattttctttgcttttgggATTGTCTAGTAAAGCACAGCATTAAGCAAAATTTTAATCTCGTATCAtcttcctttgtttttgttttgtctcttctttttatcataaattttgaatcaaatCCGATGTGATTAGACAGTTTCCATGGTTTGTGTCAAAAACTTCAAATAATCAAAACCATGGTTTTCACGAGTGTACAAGGAAACAAAGGGTCTGTTTGGAGAAATATTACTCAGGTGGTAGGTGCTACACAGcacatataatttttgttttgtccAGACATCACTTGTCATAGAAAAGGTGAtggtaaaagaaaatggaaagagaataatTAGGGTATTCATGTGTCACGTAGCTTTAGGTAGGCAAGGGGTCAAAGTTAATGAAATTGCATGAAAAACAAGGGCAGAGGAGTGGAGTTTGTGGCCAGGCTGCGGTGCATTGATGGCTTCACTGTGCAACTGGAAGTCCCACAAAAGTATGAAAGAGACTGTTTGTGGTCAAAAGAAGAGGATTCTCTTGGCCCATTttgggagaaaaaaataataatttgtcatgcCATTCTGGGAGACAGAAATGGAAGTTGCATCAACTTGGAGGGTTGTTGATTATAAGTGATATCTTAATTAATAACAACATTCCCATTATCTTTTTGACCTATCACcccaatatatttttaaatacttcctCATAGAGAAGAGCATATCATATAACATACTCAGGGGTATTGTGATTTGCGCTGTCTCATTAAGATAAGTCAAATTAAGATACTACCGACTTATGTACTATACCCTACATGTGTTATTGGATAAGACCGCCCCCGGTCCAATGAAATCGTCTCGAACTTCTTAATGGGTCGATTTGCTCCTCCAACAGTGCAGTTTGGCCCAACCCCTGAGGCCTAGAGTTTCAGGCTTATTGGGCCAAATGACATGCCTAATGAAATCAGCGGGGAGGTTGAATCTGGAAACAGTGTTGGGCCTGGAGAATCTGGCCTTTACAATAATTCGAGCCTATAAAAGTTGTCACCATTGAAATAAAGACATATCTTTTGGATACGATTCTCCTTTATTCAAGTCATTTCAATCTTCCCACAGTTTTTCTTTGTCCCCAATCACTATTTCCGAGCCATTGTTTAattgttgttaaaaaaaataaaaaatcaaatactttCTCTAACACAACATTTCGTGTgctaattttgattaaaaaataaatagatttgtCTTCATGGCTCCTTCAACATTCGAGTactgtaatttaaaaaaaaaaaaaattatgccaAAAAAGTTGTAAGAAATTGTGATCGTTCTTTATGGGTTTAGGAGGGTGAGAGGTTATTGTCTTGGTAGGTCTTTTCAATGGCTGGACCCGATGGCAGACCCACATGTTGCATcattatattttagaaatatctCGTAAGATTCACTCATCATTTTCATGAGGTTTTGTCCATGTTATTCAACAATCAATTATCATTTTCTCACCTGTCATAATTCAGGCATGGATGGAGGTTGCATTCGTCCACCTATATGAAGATACAGCACGTTTCAAGTCTCAGAGCAAATCTTACTCGTCCTGAGAATGAAACGTCCTTGCAGGTTAAGCCTGAGAAAATAATGGTAGGGATGAGTCAAAGTTTGTCATCATGTTATCAAAGAGGCAATTAATTGTAAGAGATTTTCCTATGACCGTATAGAAAGGTGGGGTGGGGATAATGATGATTACAATCATGACAACTACAAAGGTAATTATCCAAAAAATTGAATCCAACTTAAACTAAACTCAGTTGCTTCAAAACTATGGTCATCAACCAATAACCCAAAAGTATCATGGCCACTGGAGTCATATCCTGGAGACTAACTTCAATTTCTCGACATGGACCTGCACCTTTTCCTCTATCTTAAAGTGGCTTTGTCTTTCATAATAATAGCTATATAGATTATCCTTCAAACAACATCCGCCATCTGCCTTCTCACTATAATATAAGGATTTTTGCGCTATGTTGGCATCAACAAGTATATGGGCAAAGTCATGAGATTCTCTGGAAGAAAGATTATAGTGATAGTTATTTGTTTGTTAGCATTAAAGAAAAGGCAGGAAAAAAGAATGAGTGGATAGTCTAACTGTAATTGGGTGCATATCTGAGGGGGAGATCACTGCCTTTTGCATAAAATCCATTCAGGGTTTTGAAGGTAACATGATCAGCAGCAAATAAAAGAAGCATGCAAAAGGAGAGATGACAGTCTCTTTGTAAGCTGATGACATGGATAGCCACACCCACATAGGTGATGACACGCCTAGTTTGCTTGTCGATaatgggaagagtgtggaaagCCCCCCCGAATGAACCCCACACAAgactatttaaaaaagaaaagactgAAAGTGACTGTAATTAGCTTTGTTGGATCTGCAGTTATCGCTACGACTATGAGTCCCTATTATGACTTGGTTCAATATATGATCAACCCACCGACATGGCAGTAGGCCACTTTGGTTTGAACAAAAAGGTGGGCTTCTTAGTTGGTTTG is a genomic window of Vitis riparia cultivar Riparia Gloire de Montpellier isolate 1030 chromosome 1, EGFV_Vit.rip_1.0, whole genome shotgun sequence containing:
- the LOC117903949 gene encoding homeobox protein knotted-1-like 6: MSSDGRVQQRLSLYSLCSSSIKAWIQPLICLSYLNFLPKAVTLQKRIMEEVYGLNSTSDYSDKVLMSPENLILPADYQSFFSSAAAFRDYRIPVFGSNELISVASAISETASITPEIQREEDVSSVIKAKIASHPCYPRLLEAYIDCQKVGAPPEIACLLDEIRRENDVCKRDAVSTCLGADPELDEFMETYCDMLEKYKSDLARPFDEATTFLNKIEMQLGNLCNDASIRSLPDEAVVSSDEDFSGGEEVQEAQPRGEDQELKERLLRRFGGRISSLKLEFSKKKKKGKLPKEARQTLLEWWNLHYKWPYPTEADKIALAETTGLDQKQINNWFINQRKRHWKPSENMQFAVMDNHSGQFFTDD